The sequence TGGCTGGAAACGAAGcaagttgaactttttttttcagctcaTTCAAGTTCAATtaggattcttttttttttttttttttttctcaaaaagaaAACTGCAAAGGATGACTCTGAGCCGTGCGTAAAATAAACCAACGGGAGTTCACCGGGAGGAGGattgtgccaaaaaaaaaaaaaaaaaaaggactcgTGGAGTAGCTTATTCATGCAAATTCATGAAATCTAGGCGTGCCTTGGGGCGATGGAGTCAAAGCCGGACCAACAGCGACCTTCAAATACTCTGATTTGCGGCGCCTGACGCACTAAAAGCAGCACCGCCGTGAGAGACGCGGGACAAAGTTAGGACTGATTCTGCTTCGTGACCAGACTCCAGCTCTGCAAACTGCAACTACAGGTCCAAGTTATTTGTTTAATGATATGAAAATCATTTTAAACAGTAATGCGAATGCACCTAGAGCCAATCTACTTGAAAATATCCGTGCGTAACGACGCATCCCCGGGTGTGTTCAGGTTTTAGGAGCGCTGCTGTTTCTTTGATAACCTTTTATACTTctgaggattttttttccccaccatcATGTCGGTGGACGACAGTTCCGCCGCCAGCTCTGTTTCCGACACAGAAAGCAGTAACGTCAGTGTTCTGAGCTGGGACCAAGTGCAGCGTCTGGACGCCATTCTGACGGAGACCATCCCGATCCACGGCCGCGGAAACTTCCCCACGTTGGAGATGCAGCCGCGGCAGATCGTTCGAGTGGTGCGGAGTCGGATGGAGGAGAATCAGATCCACGTCCGGGACGTTCGTCTGAACGGCTCAGCAGCCAGTCACATCCTGCACGAGGACAGCGGACTGGGCTTCAAGGACCTGGACCTGATATTTTGTGCAGACATGAAAGGAGAAAGTGATTTCCAGACCGTGAAGGACATTGTTTTGGACTGCCTCCTGGATTTCTTACCTGACTGTGTGAATAAGGAGAAAATATCTCCATTAACCTTAAAGGTATAGGTTACTTTCAACTTtgcattttatcacaatttcTTAATTTACTTCAACAAATATTCTGTAATAAGTTCAGTGatagtaaaatgttttttaaaaaaaaaaaaaaaaaaaagatgattcaGTTAAAGAAATTTGAACCCAGCCCCTTTTTAATATCAGTGATTATAGCAGCCTTTAACATCCTTTACTTAcatgactatatatatatatatgtgtgtgtgtaaacttaTCTGCATATTTTTGGTCAACTTTGTTTTGTGGACATTTTTTTCACACGTTCCTCTCTGTTTTCCATTTAGGAGGCATATGTTCAAAAGATGGTGAAGGTGTACACTGACTCAGACCGCTGGAGTCTCATCTCTCTGTCCAACAACCGGGGGAAGAATGTGGAGCTCAAGTTTGTGAATTCCCTCCGGCGTCAGTTTGAGTTCAGCGTGGACTCCTTCCAGATCAACCTGGACTCCCTGCTGCTGTTCTACGAGTGCTCGGAGAACCCCATGGCCGAGACCTTTCACCCCACCATCATGGGCGAGAGTGTCTATGGGGACTTCGGCGAGGCCTTGGATCACCTGCGCCACAAGATCATCTGCACCAGGAACCCAGAGGAGATCCGAGGCGGGGGCCTCCTGAAGTACTGTCACCTCCTGGTGAGGGGTTTCCAGCCTGCTTCTGAGTCTGAGATGAAGACCCTGCAGCGCTACATGTGCTCACGCTTCTTCATTGACTTCCCTGATATCGGGGAACAGCAGCGCAAGCTGGAGTCCTACCTTCAGAACCACTTTGTAGGTCTGGAGGACCGCAAATATGATTACCTGATGACCCTCCATGGAGTAGTCAACGAAAGCACTGTGTGCCTGATGGGACATGAGAGGCGGCAGACCCTCGGGCTCATTGCCATGCTGGCAGTGCGAGTACTCGCTGAGCAGAATGTCATCCCCAATGTGGCTAACGTTACATGTTACTACCAGCCTGCTCCTTATGTGGCAGATGGTAACTTCAGTAACTACTACATAGCGCAGGTCCAGCCGGTGTTTGCCTGCCAGCAGCCTGCGTACTCCACCTGGCTGCCATGTAACTGAATCAGTTCTCAAGCGGAGGGAGAGACGGTGGCTTCCTGAAACGGGAGCGGGTGGCACAGACGTGCTCTCAGACCCCGCCCACTGCTCCACagctgaaagaagaaaaagaaagaaagaaggggGGTTATCTGCTTAATGTTTTGCATcaaagcttctttttttgttcataCGTTTAGTATGAAGAGTAAATCACGACCAGCTGGCGTTCACCTCAAACACGTGTTTCAGTGTGATTATCTCACAGTTTTTAAGATGTTGCCTGATTCAGCCCTGGACGACTCATTAGGGAAGCAAACATCTGATGGCATGGATGTTCAGGGCATGTGCGGACACTCATCAAATTGGCTACAGACTGATAAACCAACATCAGTCTCATATAGCTAACAGCTACTCCAATCCCGCTGTAAGCTAGCTGTTGAAAAGCTCCATGCCACCAACAAGTCTGTGACTGACTGTCACTGTCACACACTGGGGAATCAAACGTGTCTGTGTGCAAAGCTCCAAAAGCCAAACCTCTGCTTTACTTTGCAAACCTCACGTTGTGACGATTATGGATGTTTTTTCGGAAAAAAACGTATTGTTGCTCGAGAAATTTGTAACGGGGAGAGATTAAGATAATGTCAAGGTGTTTTACGTCAGTATATCTACATGtgcacatttgtgtttttaaagtgccTATTGCCTTTCAGTgggcagaaaaaaaatgagcagGCCAAATAAGTGTTTATAATCCGGCACACGGTACGACTTGACCCCAGAGGTTTGCGAATGTATATGTGAAACCATGCACATGTCAATGTGAGTGTGCATTtggataaaaaaacaacaacaaaaaaacgtgagcactgtgtgtttgtgttgatttTGTGCTAATGTAGCAGTCAAATGTACCGTATACTATCAGTTCATGTCCCAATGTGGATTCTCTCACTGAGCATGGCTCAAatggctcaaatatctcagtCACTCCAGTAACGTTCATCTGTTATGACAATGGtttacaaaaatgtttcatCATAATTCAACGAACTTGAAAAGTCTCCtgtgtattttcttcaggaatgCCTCTCCCCTTCTCTTAAACGAAACCACAACATGTAGATAAGAAACAGAAAAGGTGTGTGCAGACTAAAGAGCAGTAGAAAGATCATCTCAAATGATCAGACACTGTTTGGTGTAGCACCGTGCGAGGGAATTCCTCAGCTGCTCCTGATGAAAATCTTGAACTTAAAGTGGGATTATTGGGTCAATCTGCAGACAGCCTGAgttcagaaaacacacaatttggTGGCCTCCGCTGACAGGCTCAGATATGTGATGAGGTCATCTGGATCTGGATAAGGCAGCAGAAAGCAATAAGGAACAGAGGGAGAAACGGAGAAGAAGGAAAATGTTGTGGTTGAAAGCCAGAGGGGGGAGAGAGGCAGTCAGTCTGGAGAGATGGGTGCAGCTGGTAACAGGGTTTATCTCTTCATGGCTATCATACTTGTACTAACAGTCTGAATCAGTAGCAGATCACACCCTGAAGGACAGACTTGCTGCTTGTCTAATCTTTCTGGAATACTTATCTGAATAAGCATCACCATGACGGTCTCTGGATAAATAAGAGGAAAAGGCTGAAAAACTCTGGTCTGCGACTACTTCAGTTTGTTGATGATGCTTCTTAAATAAGTTCATTTTCACACATTCTTGGaagaactgtacatatatacacacaataacaTGCTGCCGCTTTTACTACATAGTCAATTCTTGCAACCCTCTTATTAATCACTGACTAATATGAGACCAAGACGCAGGTTTGACTTCGTTGACCTGCGTCTAGTCAACGCTGCAAAAAGAGATATCCTCATTTTAACCACCTTCTTTGACTAACAACTATTCCCTTCATTTCTCGCCAAGTTTTCACATCAATGGTTTTGCAGGCATTGTTTAGTCATTCCATACTTAGTTAAGTCCTTCCAGCTGACTAGTTTGCTTGCTAGCTGCAGCTTGACTGTCGATTTAGTGACTGTGCCTACCAGTTTGAAATTGTGGATTCGTGTATGAGTCGTTGACTTCTGTTGATTTtgtctcacaaaaaaaaaaaaatcacacttaaaaaaaaaaaagaagaaaaaaaagacaacagatctttatgtacattttatatgattgttatttttttataaatgtatcagATACTGCAGTGTTGCAGTGCTTTTGAATCTGTGATCAGGCTTCATAGGTGATGTTCTCAATAGCTATTTTGCTATATTATGTATTGTGTCCAATGGGTCTAAAAGGTAAAGATGTTTTCTTCAATAaaatatatgattaaaaaagaaagaaaaaaaattactagCAGATTTGTTGTGTCTCGTGTTGTTCGTCTGACTCTAATCAAGTTTACTGTCAGATTCTGATGCTgccaagaaaaaagacaaagctCATTTTATCATAAACTTTAGATCATTTTTCTGGGATTtt is a genomic window of Gouania willdenowi chromosome 16, fGouWil2.1, whole genome shotgun sequence containing:
- the tent5aa gene encoding terminal nucleotidyltransferase 5A, translating into MSVDDSSAASSVSDTESSNVSVLSWDQVQRLDAILTETIPIHGRGNFPTLEMQPRQIVRVVRSRMEENQIHVRDVRLNGSAASHILHEDSGLGFKDLDLIFCADMKGESDFQTVKDIVLDCLLDFLPDCVNKEKISPLTLKEAYVQKMVKVYTDSDRWSLISLSNNRGKNVELKFVNSLRRQFEFSVDSFQINLDSLLLFYECSENPMAETFHPTIMGESVYGDFGEALDHLRHKIICTRNPEEIRGGGLLKYCHLLVRGFQPASESEMKTLQRYMCSRFFIDFPDIGEQQRKLESYLQNHFVGLEDRKYDYLMTLHGVVNESTVCLMGHERRQTLGLIAMLAVRVLAEQNVIPNVANVTCYYQPAPYVADGNFSNYYIAQVQPVFACQQPAYSTWLPCN